Proteins encoded by one window of Chryseobacterium sp. POL2:
- a CDS encoding Plug and carboxypeptidase regulatory-like domain-containing protein encodes MKNLLSLILVFSCTSLVLAQKTISGTITDSSGKALPSASVTIEEPGKNAILAFAISNAKGDYKIVFNSSESNVILKVKAFNQKSVNKTVNNADQTQNFSLSSETTEIEEVKIKTKLITKKGDTISYDIKAFENKSDRSLADVLKKMPGIEVNKDGSVLYQGEPINKFYVNGKDLMEGGYGTINNSLPKDAVARVEVLENHQPVKILEDKVPSENAALNIKLKKSVTMTGRGEVGAGFSPLLWNVKLTPMFFGQKNQWVVNYKANNNGETVEKEGNMLSFGSRWEGRRSQASPKSWTNIETAGTPNIGEKRYLLNNVHFFSANLLTSPFKNKEWELKANASYTNNSIKREDYQVKVYEVGSPSVEMGGTFTSSTNNRFYDNVAKGELIFTKNAKKGFFKNTTTWNSFWNTDRATVDNYLPPLKNTSSPIHKYANESLDSPTGTFQNSLSTIIPWKEKLFNVMSYVKYQKDKQNMSVVAGDYLKDFGFGDYDKITQYATSKTIEVDHSASVGFSYKKWTFTPEVGLNMNFNTLTSAINGQLGGRNEFLGNDMSNDMEWNEIQPYTQIGVNFKSQNFNFNLTLPLNFYGITYRDNIRNKYLDQSKTVFEPSLFANYEFASFFKIWGFANQNYNFGNFGFLYGGKMLTSPTSLNVRYSDDIKMPEYLTRTLGSRLEYRNPLNNLFFNVRYNYSNNEKNLIESYITNGFASELKIISQENTTKSQTEGAEIGKYFPKFKSNISVSASNTDSNAFSYFNSDFRESTNNRQSMGIKFNNAYFSWLSVDYNINLNWNKNTNKSTNTMVKTSGWNHNLSTYIYPSENHTFGFFWYDLTTKANGQNFRNSFFDVSYQYTWVKKKIDFELKWLNIADRKIYETVNVDVAQQLITTNQMYIRPSQFMFTVKFNFK; translated from the coding sequence ATGAAAAATCTACTTAGTTTAATTTTAGTTTTTAGTTGTACATCTTTAGTTTTAGCACAAAAAACAATTAGCGGTACCATTACAGATTCTAGCGGTAAAGCTTTGCCAAGCGCAAGTGTAACCATTGAGGAACCTGGAAAAAATGCAATTCTGGCATTTGCTATTTCTAATGCAAAAGGCGATTACAAAATTGTTTTTAATTCTTCGGAAAGCAATGTAATTTTAAAAGTAAAGGCTTTTAATCAAAAATCTGTCAACAAAACAGTTAACAATGCCGACCAAACTCAAAACTTTTCTTTATCTAGTGAAACAACAGAAATTGAAGAAGTAAAAATTAAAACCAAATTAATCACCAAAAAAGGCGATACCATATCTTACGATATCAAAGCTTTTGAAAATAAATCCGACAGGAGTCTTGCGGATGTTCTGAAAAAAATGCCCGGTATAGAGGTTAACAAAGATGGAAGCGTACTTTATCAAGGTGAGCCAATTAACAAATTCTATGTTAACGGTAAAGACCTTATGGAAGGCGGCTATGGGACAATTAATAACTCGTTGCCAAAAGATGCTGTCGCAAGAGTTGAAGTCTTAGAAAACCATCAACCAGTAAAAATATTAGAAGACAAAGTCCCATCAGAAAACGCTGCACTTAATATTAAACTAAAAAAATCGGTGACTATGACAGGCCGCGGTGAAGTTGGCGCAGGTTTCAGTCCTCTTTTGTGGAATGTTAAGTTAACACCCATGTTTTTTGGACAAAAAAACCAATGGGTAGTCAACTACAAAGCCAACAACAATGGGGAAACTGTCGAGAAAGAAGGCAACATGCTATCCTTCGGAAGTCGTTGGGAAGGCCGACGCTCGCAAGCCTCTCCGAAATCTTGGACTAATATAGAAACTGCAGGAACGCCAAATATTGGTGAAAAAAGATATCTTCTGAACAATGTTCATTTCTTCTCTGCAAATCTTTTGACAAGCCCTTTCAAAAATAAAGAATGGGAACTAAAGGCAAACGCATCTTATACCAACAACAGCATCAAACGTGAAGATTACCAAGTTAAAGTCTATGAAGTTGGCTCGCCATCGGTAGAAATGGGTGGTACATTTACGTCAAGCACCAACAATCGTTTTTATGACAATGTTGCAAAAGGTGAATTGATTTTTACGAAAAATGCTAAAAAAGGCTTTTTTAAAAACACGACAACTTGGAACAGCTTCTGGAACACAGACCGCGCAACGGTTGATAACTATCTTCCGCCTTTGAAAAACACATCATCACCCATTCATAAATATGCTAACGAATCTTTAGACTCTCCTACTGGGACTTTCCAAAACTCTTTGAGCACAATTATCCCTTGGAAAGAAAAGCTTTTCAATGTGATGAGTTATGTTAAATATCAAAAAGACAAACAAAACATGAGCGTTGTAGCGGGCGATTATCTTAAAGATTTTGGATTCGGGGATTATGACAAAATCACACAATATGCTACTTCCAAAACGATTGAAGTTGACCATTCGGCATCGGTTGGATTCAGTTACAAAAAATGGACTTTCACGCCGGAAGTTGGTTTGAATATGAACTTCAACACGTTGACTTCAGCGATTAATGGGCAACTTGGCGGAAGAAATGAATTTCTAGGAAACGACATGAGTAATGATATGGAGTGGAACGAAATCCAACCTTACACACAAATTGGGGTTAATTTTAAATCTCAAAATTTCAATTTTAATTTGACTTTACCGCTTAATTTTTATGGAATCACTTATCGTGACAACATTAGAAACAAATATTTGGACCAGTCAAAAACTGTTTTCGAGCCTAGCTTATTTGCGAATTATGAGTTTGCATCCTTCTTCAAAATTTGGGGATTTGCCAATCAAAACTATAATTTTGGAAACTTCGGATTTTTGTACGGTGGTAAAATGTTAACCAGCCCAACCAGTCTTAATGTTCGCTATTCTGATGACATCAAAATGCCTGAGTATCTTACAAGAACTTTAGGCTCTCGTTTGGAGTACCGAAATCCGTTGAACAATTTATTCTTCAATGTTCGATATAATTATTCCAACAATGAGAAAAATTTGATAGAATCTTATATTACCAATGGTTTTGCATCGGAACTTAAAATTATTTCTCAAGAAAACACAACCAAAAGCCAAACAGAAGGTGCCGAAATTGGAAAATATTTCCCAAAATTCAAATCGAATATATCGGTATCTGCGAGCAATACAGATTCTAACGCGTTCTCTTATTTTAATAGCGATTTTAGAGAATCTACCAACAACAGACAATCCATGGGTATCAAATTTAACAATGCGTATTTCTCATGGTTAAGTGTGGATTATAATATTAATCTTAACTGGAATAAAAACACTAACAAATCGACAAATACAATGGTGAAAACTAGCGGTTGGAATCATAATCTAAGCACCTACATCTACCCTTCCGAAAATCATACATTTGGATTTTTCTGGTACGATTTGACAACAAAAGCGAATGGACAAAATTTTAGAAACTCATTTTTTGATGTATCTTACCAATACACTTGGGTGAAAAAGAAAATCGATTTTGAACTTAAATGGCTTAACATCGCTGACCGAAAAATCTATGAAACGGTTAACGTAGATGTTGCTCAACAATTGATTACCACCAACCAAATGTACATAAGACCTAGTCAGTTTATGTTTACAGTAAAATTCAATTTTAAATAA